The proteins below come from a single Mucilaginibacter mali genomic window:
- a CDS encoding outer membrane beta-barrel family protein, producing MKLLTKKIYYLYLLLLPVLPATGFAQAPKPTAKITGSIVNAENKPVEFATISLLRAKDSAVVKGALGTEAGTYTLDKVAPGTYLVKTTTVGYNKGLSKPISVTPATTTITVPAITMQSSAKALSTVNIQTSKPLLERKLDRTVMNVENSVLAAGNNALDILERAPGVSLDKDDNISLNGKGGVTVMINDKLTYLSSAQLATLLRSTDGNNIATIEIITNPSAKYDASGNSGIINIKLKKNRQVGTSGTFTTGAGYGAFWKDNESLSLNHKQGKLNVYTNISHNDEKRENNIGIRRVVQQSAGNTYFNQDTRLISPNHYNNYRLGADYDLSKKNTIGFVVNGYTNWESDSSSSFTHIGKTIAATDSSLRSNSQSLQHYTNFAANLNDRWQIDTLGQELSVDLDYSRFNNHVDANYLNSVFFANGSLKQAEYLRNQTPSTIDIRTAKADYTYPISKTLRFEAGAKFSNVKTDNNLIAQIRDASGIYVNDANRTNHFIYQEKIDAGYMNLGKSYKNTSMQIGVRAEYTTSNGYLVNSPAVVRHYLNFFPSLFINHSINKKNDIGFSYSRRIDRPDYSSLNPFVFYLDKYTYEQGNPFLRPQYTNAFEVNYSWNKTINVAVNYSHTTDVINQIVLTDTLKKASFQTNLNLQQQDSYSMNISSPYTVTKWWTGNANLNMFYNKFKSDGLLGANLNDGSFAYQARATQSLTFIKGYRIEITGVYRSPATRGIFNMREQYAADAGISHSFANKKANIKLAMNDIFNTRVNNVTSMYQSVNLAVHQKNETRVTRLTFTYNFGNNKIKARQHQTGADDEKSRAGGGN from the coding sequence ATGAAACTGCTAACTAAAAAAATATATTACCTATACCTGCTGCTGTTACCGGTATTGCCGGCAACCGGTTTTGCCCAGGCGCCCAAGCCAACGGCAAAAATTACCGGCAGTATAGTTAACGCTGAAAATAAGCCCGTTGAATTTGCCACCATCAGCCTGCTGCGCGCCAAAGATTCGGCCGTGGTAAAAGGCGCTTTGGGCACCGAAGCCGGCACGTACACTTTAGATAAGGTTGCGCCCGGCACTTACCTGGTAAAAACCACAACTGTTGGCTATAACAAAGGCTTGAGCAAACCCATCAGCGTTACGCCGGCTACTACAACCATTACCGTACCCGCTATTACCATGCAGTCATCCGCAAAAGCGCTGAGTACAGTAAACATCCAAACCAGCAAACCACTGCTCGAACGCAAACTTGACCGGACCGTAATGAACGTAGAGAACAGCGTATTGGCAGCCGGCAACAACGCTTTGGATATATTGGAACGCGCCCCGGGTGTAAGCCTTGATAAGGACGACAACATTAGCCTGAACGGCAAAGGTGGCGTTACCGTAATGATAAACGATAAATTAACCTACCTGTCGTCGGCCCAGCTGGCTACCTTGCTGCGATCTACCGATGGCAATAACATCGCTACCATCGAAATCATTACTAACCCATCGGCCAAGTACGATGCATCGGGCAACTCGGGTATCATCAACATCAAACTAAAAAAGAACCGCCAGGTGGGTACCAGCGGCACGTTTACCACAGGTGCAGGCTATGGCGCATTTTGGAAGGATAACGAAAGCCTGTCCTTAAACCACAAGCAAGGCAAACTGAATGTGTATACCAACATCAGCCATAATGATGAGAAGCGCGAGAACAACATCGGTATCAGGCGTGTAGTGCAGCAATCGGCCGGAAACACTTACTTTAACCAGGATACCAGGCTGATATCGCCAAATCATTATAACAATTACCGCTTGGGGGCCGATTACGACCTGTCGAAAAAGAACACCATTGGCTTTGTTGTTAACGGCTATACCAATTGGGAAAGCGACAGTAGCAGCAGCTTTACCCACATCGGCAAAACCATAGCGGCTACCGACTCATCGTTACGCAGCAACTCGCAAAGTTTACAGCATTATACCAATTTTGCCGCCAACTTAAACGACCGCTGGCAGATAGATACCCTTGGCCAGGAATTGAGCGTGGATTTGGATTACTCGCGCTTTAACAACCATGTGGATGCTAATTATTTAAACAGTGTATTTTTTGCAAACGGCTCGTTAAAACAAGCCGAATATTTACGCAACCAAACCCCATCAACCATTGATATCCGTACCGCCAAGGCCGATTATACTTACCCTATATCTAAAACCTTAAGGTTTGAAGCCGGAGCCAAATTCAGTAATGTAAAAACCGATAACAACCTTATCGCGCAGATCCGTGATGCATCAGGTATTTATGTAAATGATGCCAACCGCACCAATCACTTTATCTACCAGGAAAAAATTGACGCGGGATATATGAACCTGGGCAAAAGCTATAAAAATACATCGATGCAAATTGGTGTAAGGGCCGAGTATACCACATCAAACGGGTACCTGGTGAACAGCCCTGCTGTGGTAAGGCATTATTTAAACTTTTTCCCAAGCTTGTTTATCAACCATAGCATCAACAAAAAGAACGATATTGGCTTCTCGTACAGTCGCCGTATCGACCGCCCGGATTACAGCAGCCTTAACCCCTTTGTATTTTATTTAGATAAGTATACTTACGAGCAGGGCAACCCTTTCCTGAGGCCGCAATATACCAACGCGTTTGAGGTTAATTACAGCTGGAATAAAACCATTAACGTAGCGGTAAATTATAGCCATACTACCGATGTGATCAACCAGATAGTTTTAACCGATACGCTTAAAAAGGCATCGTTCCAAACTAATTTAAACTTGCAGCAGCAAGATTCGTACAGTATGAATATCAGTTCGCCTTACACCGTTACCAAATGGTGGACCGGTAATGCCAACTTAAACATGTTTTACAATAAGTTTAAATCTGACGGATTGTTAGGCGCTAACCTAAACGATGGTTCATTTGCCTACCAGGCACGTGCCACACAAAGCCTTACTTTTATTAAAGGTTACCGCATAGAAATTACCGGTGTATACCGCTCGCCTGCTACAAGAGGCATATTTAATATGAGGGAACAATACGCTGCCGATGCCGGCATCAGCCATAGCTTTGCCAATAAAAAGGCCAACATAAAGCTGGCCATGAACGATATATTTAACACCCGCGTAAACAATGTAACCAGCATGTACCAATCGGTAAACCTGGCCGTACACCAAAAGAACGAGACCCGCGTTACCCGTTTAACCTTTACCTATAATTTTGGCAATAACAAAATAAAAGCCCGCCAGCACCAAACCGGTGCGGATGATGAAAAGAGCAGAGCAGGGGGTGGGAACTAA
- a CDS encoding M14 family metallopeptidase, which produces MVKKLLSLLLFITVYAGAYAQTLQSPSDFLGYKLGTHFTFHSRIAEYFRYVAATSKNVKLLQYGTTNEGRPLITMFIGSEENINRLDAIRKYNLSLAGLDKSPVISNPPVIVWLSYNVHGNEPSSSEAAMQTLFDLADPSNTRTSAWLKNTVIAIDPCLNPDGRDRYVNYYNQVGDITADPNTASREHTEPWPGGRVNHYYFDLNRDWAWQVQKETQARVGLFNQWLPQIHVDFHEQGYNSPYYFAPAAEPFHKAITNWQREFQTTIGKNNAKYFDQNGWMYFTREEFDLLYPSYGDTYPLYNGSIGMTYEQGGIGGGLSILTKSGDTLTLADRIAHHHSNSLSTVEVASMNAAKVLAEFKKFYDDSRTNPSGEYKTYVVKNENKDKLTALAKLLDRNSIQYSFGLNKPVLNAYNYFTAKNESFNINNDDMVINTSQPKSVLLNVLFEPKTFVADSNTYDITAWSLPYAYGLKAYGLRESVKGTEAYTRPADGPMDLTKAYAYVGGWQSVEDVKFLAALLKKNIRVRYAENAFETGGKKFSAGSLIITKAGNNRPDFDKAVIETANMFGRKLVPLSSGFVDKGADIGSKEVHFITKPRVVLLSNEGTNSEAMGEIWHFFEQQIGYPVTIVRYQDIGRIKFSDVDVLIVPDGNYADFPSDKMQSWVRDGGKLIVMGDAISRLDEKKGFAIRSKDKKDDKDDKPKKVTEVRIYGERDHEALRSSVPGAIYRLKLDNTHPLGFGLPNFYYDLKLDDNIYEYLGDNGWNVGTIKKDGYIAGFVGQKSKEKIADGMLLGVQNMGRGSVVYMVDDPLFREFWENGKLLFSNAVFMVGN; this is translated from the coding sequence ATGGTTAAAAAATTACTCTCACTCCTCTTATTTATAACAGTTTACGCAGGTGCCTACGCCCAAACGCTGCAATCCCCGTCCGATTTTTTGGGGTATAAGCTGGGCACACATTTTACGTTCCACTCGCGCATTGCCGAGTATTTCCGCTATGTGGCGGCGACATCAAAAAACGTAAAGCTGCTGCAATACGGCACCACTAACGAGGGGCGCCCGCTGATAACCATGTTCATCGGGTCGGAAGAGAATATTAACCGGCTGGATGCCATCCGCAAATACAACCTGAGTTTGGCCGGATTGGATAAAAGCCCCGTTATCAGCAACCCGCCGGTTATTGTGTGGCTGAGTTATAACGTGCACGGTAATGAGCCATCATCAAGCGAAGCGGCTATGCAAACCTTGTTCGACCTGGCCGACCCATCAAACACCCGCACCAGCGCATGGCTTAAAAATACGGTGATCGCTATCGACCCCTGCCTTAACCCGGACGGCCGCGACCGCTATGTAAATTACTATAACCAGGTTGGCGATATCACTGCCGACCCTAACACTGCCTCGCGCGAGCATACCGAACCCTGGCCGGGCGGTCGTGTAAATCACTATTACTTCGATCTGAACCGCGACTGGGCCTGGCAGGTGCAAAAGGAGACACAGGCACGTGTGGGCTTGTTTAACCAATGGCTGCCGCAGATCCATGTGGACTTTCATGAGCAGGGTTATAACAGTCCGTACTATTTCGCGCCGGCTGCCGAACCTTTCCACAAGGCCATTACCAACTGGCAGCGCGAGTTTCAAACCACCATCGGGAAAAACAACGCCAAATACTTTGATCAGAACGGCTGGATGTATTTTACCCGCGAAGAGTTTGATCTGCTTTACCCATCGTATGGCGATACTTACCCACTGTATAACGGCTCTATCGGGATGACCTATGAGCAGGGTGGTATTGGCGGCGGTTTATCCATCCTTACCAAAAGCGGCGATACCTTGACGCTGGCCGACAGGATAGCGCATCACCACTCCAATAGTTTAAGCACGGTAGAGGTAGCATCAATGAATGCTGCGAAGGTGCTGGCCGAGTTCAAGAAGTTTTACGATGACAGCCGCACTAATCCATCGGGCGAGTATAAAACCTACGTGGTGAAGAACGAGAATAAGGATAAACTGACGGCACTGGCCAAACTGCTGGACAGGAACAGCATTCAGTACTCGTTCGGTTTAAACAAGCCGGTGCTGAACGCCTATAATTATTTCACGGCGAAGAATGAATCGTTTAACATCAATAATGATGATATGGTGATCAATACATCGCAACCCAAATCGGTGCTGCTGAATGTATTGTTTGAACCCAAAACCTTTGTGGCCGATAGTAATACCTATGATATTACGGCTTGGTCGCTGCCTTATGCTTATGGCTTAAAGGCTTATGGCCTGCGCGAATCGGTAAAGGGGACGGAAGCTTACACCCGCCCGGCCGATGGGCCGATGGACCTGACCAAGGCTTACGCCTACGTAGGCGGGTGGCAATCGGTAGAAGATGTGAAGTTTTTGGCGGCCCTGCTGAAGAAGAATATCCGGGTGCGTTATGCCGAGAACGCGTTCGAGACCGGAGGCAAGAAGTTCAGTGCCGGATCCCTCATTATTACCAAGGCGGGCAATAACCGGCCGGATTTTGATAAGGCGGTAATTGAAACGGCTAATATGTTTGGCCGCAAGCTGGTGCCGCTGTCGTCGGGCTTTGTAGATAAGGGGGCGGATATCGGATCCAAGGAGGTACATTTTATCACCAAGCCACGAGTGGTGTTGTTGAGTAACGAGGGCACTAATTCGGAGGCGATGGGCGAGATCTGGCACTTTTTTGAGCAGCAGATCGGTTACCCGGTTACTATTGTACGATACCAGGATATCGGCCGTATCAAATTCTCGGATGTAGATGTGCTGATCGTGCCGGATGGCAACTATGCCGATTTTCCGTCGGATAAAATGCAAAGCTGGGTGCGTGATGGCGGTAAGCTGATCGTAATGGGCGACGCGATCAGTCGCCTGGACGAAAAGAAGGGATTTGCCATCCGGTCTAAAGATAAGAAAGACGACAAGGACGATAAGCCTAAAAAGGTAACCGAAGTGCGTATCTATGGCGAACGCGACCACGAAGCCCTGCGATCAAGCGTGCCGGGAGCCATCTATCGCCTTAAACTGGATAATACTCACCCGCTGGGCTTTGGCCTGCCTAACTTCTACTACGACCTGAAGCTGGACGACAATATTTACGAATACCTGGGCGATAACGGTTGGAACGTAGGCACCATTAAAAAGGATGGCTACATAGCAGGCTTCGTTGGCCAAAAAAGCAAGGAAAAAATTGCCGACGGCATGCTGCTGGGTGTACAAAACATGGGCCGGGGTAGCGTGGTGTATATGGTTGATGATCCGCTGTTCCGCGAGTTTTGGGAGAATGGTAAGCTACTGTTCAGTAACGCGGTGTTTATGGTGGGGAATTAA
- a CDS encoding UDP-N-acetylmuramoyl-tripeptide--D-alanyl-D-alanine ligase, with product MTTTQQLYQHYLQHPVISTDTRKIAPGGLFFALKGDKFDANTFANQAIGAGAAFAIIDNPEYQLGDQYLLVDDVLLALQDLARHHRRQLNIPFIGLTGSNGKTTTKELINAVLSQQFNTLATQGNLNNHIGVPLTVLSINNSHQVAVIEMGANHQKEIELLCSISQPSHGLITNVGRAHLEGFGGVEGVKKGKGELYDYLQNTNGVAFINGKDPVLQEMQSARTLNNKIFYGGGDNPLITGELIANAPYLALTWTNNQTQQSSNVDSQLTGEYNLDNILVAICIGTYFNLSTGQINAGVSGYQPKNNRSQLMQTASNTLVCDYYNANPSSMAVAIDNISQLKANKKVLILGDMFELGDDSPAEHAEVIKKAMAADVNERIFIGESFYHQKDAIHAIFYRTAEDAITGLKADPIQNATVLIKGSRGMALERLVELL from the coding sequence ATGACTACAACCCAACAACTATATCAGCATTACCTGCAACACCCCGTTATCAGTACCGATACCCGGAAGATAGCCCCCGGCGGCCTGTTTTTTGCTCTTAAAGGCGATAAGTTTGATGCCAATACTTTCGCTAATCAAGCTATTGGAGCAGGGGCCGCCTTTGCAATTATCGATAACCCTGAATACCAATTGGGCGATCAGTATTTATTGGTTGATGATGTATTACTGGCCTTGCAGGACCTGGCCAGGCACCATCGCCGCCAGCTGAATATCCCCTTTATTGGATTGACCGGCTCTAACGGAAAAACCACCACTAAGGAACTCATCAACGCCGTGTTATCGCAGCAGTTCAATACGCTGGCTACGCAGGGCAATTTAAATAACCACATCGGGGTGCCGCTTACCGTGCTCAGCATCAACAACAGTCACCAAGTAGCGGTGATAGAAATGGGCGCCAATCACCAAAAGGAAATTGAATTGCTTTGCAGCATCTCGCAACCCAGCCACGGACTGATCACCAATGTAGGCCGCGCACATTTAGAGGGTTTCGGTGGCGTTGAGGGCGTAAAAAAAGGCAAGGGCGAATTATATGATTACCTGCAAAACACCAACGGTGTAGCCTTTATCAACGGTAAAGATCCGGTTTTACAGGAGATGCAATCGGCCCGGACTTTAAATAATAAGATATTTTACGGCGGCGGCGATAACCCGCTCATCACCGGTGAGTTGATTGCCAACGCGCCATACCTGGCATTGACGTGGACCAACAATCAAACTCAACAAAGCAGCAACGTAGATTCGCAGTTAACTGGTGAATACAATTTGGATAACATACTGGTAGCTATCTGCATCGGCACTTATTTTAATTTAAGCACCGGGCAGATCAACGCCGGGGTATCTGGATATCAGCCTAAAAATAACCGCTCTCAACTGATGCAAACTGCCAGCAATACCCTGGTGTGCGATTATTATAATGCCAACCCCAGCAGCATGGCAGTGGCTATAGATAATATCAGCCAGTTAAAGGCCAACAAAAAGGTATTGATACTGGGTGATATGTTTGAACTGGGCGATGATTCGCCGGCTGAACACGCGGAGGTTATCAAAAAGGCGATGGCCGCGGATGTAAATGAAAGGATATTTATTGGCGAGTCGTTCTATCATCAAAAAGACGCAATTCATGCCATTTTCTACCGCACGGCCGAGGATGCGATCACCGGCTTAAAAGCCGATCCGATACAGAATGCTACTGTGCTAATTAAAGGCTCGCGCGGGATGGCGCTGGAAAGGTTGGTGGAGTTATTATAA
- a CDS encoding phosphatidate cytidylyltransferase codes for MKTRTITGVFFIIVMLASLLTGHYSFGAFYLLLGLFCQFEFYGLIKKSGYQPNYVAGLINGALIYIAFAYTANTHIVQPVLFLIPVTLSAVFIQELFKKSTTPFQNIAFTILGLMFTVMPFTFFHAMAYVNGDFNFHLPLGFFVMLWSNDTGAYLTGRAFGRTKLFERHSPKKTVEGFFGGLLIAALAGYILSIYYTEIEWKQWISMAILISCFGTLGDLVESMFKRSINVKDSGGILPGHGGLLDRFDGLLIAAPIVYSYLYFMAT; via the coding sequence ATGAAAACACGTACCATAACCGGTGTATTCTTTATTATTGTAATGCTGGCCTCGTTGCTTACAGGGCATTACTCGTTCGGCGCGTTTTACCTGTTGCTGGGATTGTTCTGCCAGTTTGAGTTTTACGGATTGATCAAAAAAAGTGGCTACCAGCCCAATTACGTTGCCGGGCTGATCAATGGCGCGCTCATTTACATCGCCTTTGCTTATACCGCTAATACCCATATTGTACAGCCGGTGCTGTTTTTAATACCGGTTACACTAAGCGCTGTTTTTATACAGGAGTTGTTTAAAAAATCAACCACGCCGTTCCAAAACATCGCCTTTACCATTTTGGGGCTGATGTTTACGGTGATGCCTTTCACGTTTTTCCACGCCATGGCTTATGTAAACGGTGATTTTAACTTTCACCTGCCATTGGGCTTTTTTGTGATGTTATGGAGCAATGATACCGGCGCTTATTTAACCGGGCGTGCTTTTGGCCGTACAAAATTATTCGAGCGCCATTCGCCCAAGAAAACAGTGGAGGGCTTTTTCGGTGGTTTATTAATTGCAGCATTGGCGGGCTATATCCTCAGTATTTACTATACCGAGATAGAGTGGAAGCAATGGATCTCCATGGCGATACTGATCTCCTGCTTCGGCACCCTTGGCGATTTGGTGGAATCGATGTTTAAGCGCAGCATTAACGTAAAGGATTCGGGCGGGATACTGCCGGGGCATGGTGGCTTGCTGGATAGGTTTGATGGGCTGCTGATTGCCGCGCCTATTGTTTATAGCTATTTGTATTTTATGGCGACGTAG
- the recQ gene encoding DNA helicase RecQ, which yields MTPAQALQKYYGYSEFRHQQEAIINQIMSGGDAMVLMPTGGGKSLCYQLPAVLLPGLTIVISPLIALMKDQVDALNVTGIPAAYLNSTQSSGEQQDIVNRLKAGQIKLLYLAPERLFKSESRLTDFLKSLKVSLIAIDEAHCISHWGHDFRPEYLMLAGLKDAFRDIPVIALTATADQLTRKDILEKLALYNPAQFVSSFNRANISYTVAPKKNSLNQLLAFLDERKDDSGIIYCLSRQSTEDLAAQLRNEGFLAEAYHAGLTTETKARNQEAFLRDEVRIIVATIAFGMGINKSNVRYVVHADLPKNIEGYYQETGRAGRDGLPSEALLFYSPGDAFKLQKFARVEDNEEQSRIMLKKLDDMVKYCQLNTCRRKYLLNYFNEDFPDTCGSCDVCLTGRQTFDGTLIAQKALSAVARLKERFGSGYVIDLLRGANSAKLRDEHKHLKTYGAGADISKADWQRYLRELVILDYLQVSDGAYPVLMLTGKSDAVLKGQEKVELTLSQTTEEVRHHEALPHEASLLQKLKEIRTRIARAENVPPYIILSDASLLELATYLPQSMDELKYISGFGEVKLARYGEAFLTAVVNYCNEMGLASKISSRPTKRERKERKPRSPLANGTRQESFNMYKAGNSIDEIAALRELSATTIQSHLAHFIQTGELDVTELVAPEKMPAIQDAVESYGQQQLSPLKEVLGEDYSYAEIKAVNAWMNREG from the coding sequence ATGACACCCGCCCAGGCCCTCCAGAAATATTATGGTTACAGCGAATTTCGCCACCAGCAGGAGGCCATTATTAATCAAATAATGAGTGGCGGCGACGCCATGGTGCTGATGCCAACAGGCGGGGGCAAATCGCTCTGTTACCAGTTACCGGCAGTCCTGTTGCCGGGCTTAACCATCGTTATATCGCCGTTGATAGCCCTGATGAAGGACCAGGTTGACGCGCTGAATGTTACCGGCATCCCGGCGGCCTACTTAAACTCTACCCAAAGCAGCGGCGAGCAGCAGGATATCGTTAACCGCTTAAAAGCCGGGCAGATCAAACTACTGTATTTGGCACCCGAGCGCCTGTTTAAATCAGAAAGCCGCTTAACCGATTTCTTGAAGTCGCTTAAAGTTTCGCTCATTGCTATTGACGAGGCGCACTGTATATCGCACTGGGGGCATGATTTCCGTCCCGAATATTTGATGCTGGCCGGATTGAAAGACGCGTTCCGCGATATCCCGGTGATTGCCCTTACCGCCACTGCCGATCAGCTTACGCGTAAGGATATTTTAGAGAAGCTGGCACTGTATAACCCGGCGCAGTTCGTATCATCATTCAACCGGGCCAATATCAGCTATACCGTAGCCCCTAAAAAGAACAGCCTGAATCAGTTGCTGGCTTTTTTAGATGAGCGAAAGGATGATTCGGGCATTATCTACTGTTTGTCGCGGCAATCAACCGAGGACCTGGCCGCTCAATTGCGGAATGAGGGCTTCCTTGCCGAAGCCTACCATGCCGGATTAACTACCGAAACAAAGGCCCGGAACCAGGAGGCATTCCTGCGCGATGAGGTGCGTATTATTGTGGCGACCATCGCCTTTGGCATGGGCATCAATAAATCAAACGTGCGCTACGTGGTACATGCCGATCTGCCAAAAAACATTGAAGGTTATTACCAGGAGACCGGTCGCGCGGGGCGGGATGGGCTTCCATCAGAGGCTTTGCTGTTTTACTCGCCGGGCGATGCCTTTAAGCTGCAAAAATTTGCCCGGGTAGAAGACAACGAAGAGCAAAGCCGCATTATGCTGAAAAAGCTGGACGATATGGTAAAATACTGCCAGTTGAACACCTGCCGCCGCAAATACCTGCTCAATTATTTTAACGAGGATTTTCCCGATACCTGCGGCAGTTGCGATGTATGCTTAACCGGCCGCCAAACCTTTGATGGTACGCTAATAGCCCAAAAGGCGCTGTCGGCCGTAGCACGTTTAAAGGAGCGCTTCGGCAGCGGCTATGTGATCGATCTGCTGCGGGGTGCCAACAGTGCTAAACTGCGCGATGAGCACAAGCACCTAAAAACCTACGGTGCCGGGGCCGATATCAGCAAGGCCGATTGGCAGCGTTACCTGCGCGAATTGGTAATACTCGATTATCTGCAAGTATCGGACGGGGCTTATCCCGTTTTAATGCTCACCGGTAAAAGCGATGCAGTGTTGAAAGGACAGGAAAAAGTAGAGTTGACCCTATCGCAAACCACCGAAGAAGTGCGCCATCACGAAGCCTTACCTCATGAGGCATCTTTGTTGCAAAAATTAAAAGAGATCCGCACCCGCATTGCCCGTGCCGAAAACGTACCTCCGTATATTATCCTGTCGGATGCCTCCCTGCTGGAACTGGCCACCTACCTGCCGCAAAGCATGGACGAGCTGAAGTATATCTCGGGCTTTGGCGAAGTAAAGCTGGCCCGATATGGCGAGGCTTTTTTAACCGCTGTGGTAAATTACTGCAACGAAATGGGCTTAGCATCCAAGATAAGTAGCCGCCCAACCAAACGCGAACGTAAGGAGCGCAAGCCCAGATCGCCCCTGGCAAATGGCACCAGGCAGGAAAGCTTTAACATGTATAAGGCCGGGAACAGCATTGATGAAATTGCCGCCCTGCGCGAGCTATCGGCCACCACCATCCAAAGCCATCTTGCCCACTTTATCCAAACCGGCGAGTTGGATGTAACCGAATTGGTGGCCCCCGAAAAAATGCCGGCGATACAGGATGCTGTTGAAAGTTACGGTCAGCAGCAACTATCGCCCTTGAAAGAGGTTTTGGGCGAAGATTACAGTTACGCGGAAATAAAGGCGGTGAACGCGTGGATGAATAGAGAGGGGTAA
- a CDS encoding CPBP family intramembrane glutamic endopeptidase produces the protein MTTPAYMRIRPWQHLLYLVLLAFGCAILGVLISLVVIRVIYGSAMVMPVITMTDNGDPHFLGAFRIFLGLGNTLFTFFVSAVVFAQFISGEPQRYFRTRTYVPPVLFLVTVAIMVFMLPVIDITAYFNQKMTLPAGLQGLEKWIRDAEKQNEAVVKMVLDMKNTGDLLLSVFIVGILPALSEEFFFRGCMQTIFMRWTKNVHATVWITAFIFSFIHFEFLGFVPRFLLGAALGYVFAWSGSIWPSVLLHCLNNSISVVGYYLYQRKLIAADPDSNTPMFSQMWVYVVCAIAAVGVMLLFRKITIDKHLATDNGEELDQAVHID, from the coding sequence ATGACCACACCCGCTTACATGCGCATCCGCCCCTGGCAACACCTGCTTTACCTGGTACTGCTGGCCTTTGGCTGCGCTATATTAGGTGTACTGATAAGCCTGGTAGTGATAAGGGTGATATACGGCAGCGCGATGGTGATGCCGGTGATCACTATGACCGACAACGGCGACCCGCATTTTCTTGGCGCATTCCGCATTTTTTTGGGTTTGGGCAATACTTTGTTTACCTTTTTTGTGTCGGCGGTGGTGTTCGCGCAATTCATTTCTGGCGAGCCACAGCGTTATTTCCGCACCCGTACTTATGTTCCGCCGGTGCTATTTTTGGTAACTGTAGCTATTATGGTTTTTATGCTGCCGGTAATTGATATCACCGCGTATTTTAACCAAAAAATGACATTGCCAGCTGGTTTACAGGGCCTTGAAAAGTGGATCCGCGATGCCGAAAAGCAAAATGAAGCCGTGGTGAAGATGGTGCTGGATATGAAAAACACCGGCGACCTGTTATTGAGTGTCTTCATCGTCGGGATCTTGCCGGCCCTCTCCGAAGAGTTCTTTTTCCGCGGATGCATGCAAACTATTTTTATGCGCTGGACGAAGAACGTACACGCTACCGTTTGGATAACCGCCTTTATCTTCAGCTTTATTCATTTTGAGTTTTTAGGCTTTGTGCCCCGCTTTTTATTAGGCGCGGCGCTGGGTTATGTTTTTGCCTGGAGCGGCAGCATCTGGCCGTCGGTTTTGCTGCATTGCTTAAACAATAGTATATCCGTAGTGGGTTATTACCTCTACCAGCGCAAACTGATAGCTGCCGACCCCGACAGCAATACGCCTATGTTTAGCCAAATGTGGGTATACGTGGTGTGTGCAATTGCCGCAGTTGGGGTAATGCTGCTGTTCCGTAAAATAACTATTGATAAACACCTTGCCACCGATAATGGAGAAGAACTGGATCAAGCTGTTCACATCGACTAA
- a CDS encoding putative signal transducing protein, translating to MEKNWIKLFTSTNFYQAEILKQAMVENGIDAVLMNQMDSSHRTFGHIDVYIHKDNFGQAIEIMVLNEIKPFGEI from the coding sequence ATGGAGAAGAACTGGATCAAGCTGTTCACATCGACTAATTTTTACCAGGCCGAAATTTTAAAGCAGGCCATGGTAGAGAACGGTATCGACGCCGTACTGATGAACCAGATGGATTCGTCGCACCGGACATTCGGGCATATTGATGTTTACATTCATAAAGATAACTTTGGGCAGGCGATAGAGATCATGGTGTTGAATGAGATAAAGCCTTTTGGAGAGATATAG